A DNA window from Desulfobacterales bacterium contains the following coding sequences:
- a CDS encoding serine/threonine-protein kinase: protein MRKQHFASLCNLGLALLFIWLTVSSNPLREWIEFTGYDAMMALPVSPQPSSPIVLIDIDDKALETLGPWPWPRTRLAEGIKKAAAQGARLIGLPTLLNTPQESVTKEALAGLADAFSTTFGTVKDTKFGAFYQTLQDLQRQLDQDQLLATAIAEAGCVALPVGFSASPDQKINSPEAVKAFAERSRRVYGIPHGALFAHQAQIVLPLPEYLHAARLLGHLSIVRDKDHTVRRTQPIYWVQNRPIASFALALAAAYLGVPEQELRLLPDNRLAFNGHRMPLSEAMDILIKFDSNVRPFARYGFADLVTGKVPPQDFSGKVVIFNLSATGLAPRVATPISADMPIGELTAHTLLTLLQGTPISRLAFDSLLSFLLIALAGLVIILLLPRLSGFKAMAVSFFFVLILAGGSLYFLKFKDIWIQTLFPATEVVIAFVMTAIIMGFSQAAPPTRAEQAAEEMRRLQGFSFLAQGQSDDAWDILRLLPVDDAMKSALYELAITFEKQQQPRKALMVYEHIEAHDAEFRDIPTRMSRLEDTCPPVVPETAPSNAEPQTKPDLNAMPAKLGRYELIRPIGFGAMGTVYLGMDPRIRRETAIKTYRFAEAYSPEDTDKMKKKFFREAESAGRLSHPGIVTIFDAGEQGPLAYIAMEFLKGKDLRAFVKKESLLPMRKVIDYVADIADALAYAHSQGVVHRDIKPANIMLLRNGTVKITDFGIARIIATSKTLTGVVKGTPYYMAPEQITGKKVDGRCDIFSLGVVFFQLLTGQLPFTAANPGALMHKIVHDPHPNPQSLNPGIVSPLVTVLNKALAKEITDRYQDAAQMALHLRQIGQKISTIIAKRKATGTQDRS, encoded by the coding sequence ATGCGCAAACAACACTTCGCCTCTTTGTGTAATTTGGGACTCGCGCTCTTATTCATCTGGCTCACCGTCTCTTCAAATCCGTTAAGGGAATGGATTGAATTTACGGGCTACGATGCAATGATGGCCCTGCCGGTTTCGCCGCAACCCTCCTCCCCGATCGTTCTCATCGATATTGATGATAAAGCGCTGGAAACATTAGGACCATGGCCATGGCCCCGAACCCGGTTGGCTGAGGGAATAAAAAAGGCAGCTGCTCAAGGCGCTCGCCTCATCGGCTTGCCTACCTTATTAAATACCCCTCAGGAAAGTGTCACAAAAGAAGCGCTCGCCGGTCTTGCCGATGCATTTAGTACGACCTTCGGAACGGTTAAGGATACCAAATTCGGTGCCTTTTACCAAACCCTGCAAGACCTGCAACGGCAGTTGGACCAGGATCAATTACTGGCAACTGCCATTGCCGAGGCCGGCTGTGTCGCGTTGCCGGTCGGTTTTTCGGCATCGCCCGATCAAAAAATCAATTCCCCCGAAGCAGTGAAGGCTTTTGCCGAGCGATCACGGCGCGTGTACGGTATCCCTCATGGCGCACTTTTTGCCCATCAAGCGCAAATCGTTCTTCCCTTGCCAGAATATTTGCATGCCGCACGGCTGTTGGGACACCTGTCCATCGTTCGGGACAAAGACCATACGGTTCGCAGAACCCAGCCAATTTATTGGGTTCAGAATCGCCCCATCGCCTCTTTCGCCCTAGCCTTGGCGGCCGCTTATCTGGGCGTTCCCGAGCAAGAGCTTCGGCTGCTGCCGGATAATAGGTTGGCTTTCAATGGGCATCGCATGCCCCTTTCCGAAGCGATGGACATTCTGATAAAATTCGATTCCAACGTCCGGCCGTTTGCCCGGTATGGATTTGCGGACCTTGTCACCGGAAAAGTGCCGCCTCAGGATTTTTCCGGAAAAGTGGTAATATTTAACCTTTCCGCAACGGGCTTGGCGCCCCGCGTTGCCACACCAATCAGTGCCGACATGCCGATCGGCGAGCTAACCGCCCATACCCTGTTGACCCTCCTTCAGGGAACGCCTATCAGCCGATTGGCATTCGATTCTCTTCTTTCCTTTCTCCTGATCGCGTTGGCCGGGCTGGTAATCATTCTCTTGTTGCCGCGATTATCGGGTTTCAAGGCAATGGCGGTTTCCTTTTTCTTCGTGCTTATCCTGGCTGGAGGAAGCTTATATTTTTTGAAATTCAAAGACATATGGATTCAGACCCTGTTTCCGGCCACCGAGGTGGTGATTGCTTTCGTCATGACGGCCATCATCATGGGGTTTTCTCAGGCCGCACCACCCACCCGGGCAGAACAAGCCGCCGAAGAAATGCGGCGTCTTCAGGGATTCTCCTTTCTGGCGCAAGGGCAATCCGATGACGCCTGGGATATTCTTCGCTTATTGCCGGTGGATGATGCCATGAAGAGTGCTCTCTATGAGCTGGCCATCACGTTCGAAAAGCAACAACAACCCCGAAAAGCGCTAATGGTCTATGAACACATTGAAGCTCACGACGCGGAATTCAGGGATATTCCGACGCGAATGAGCCGGCTGGAAGACACATGCCCACCGGTAGTGCCTGAAACAGCCCCATCAAATGCCGAACCCCAAACCAAACCGGATTTAAATGCAATGCCGGCCAAACTTGGCCGTTATGAGCTGATCCGTCCCATCGGCTTTGGCGCCATGGGAACCGTATATCTTGGCATGGACCCGAGAATCAGGCGGGAAACCGCCATCAAAACCTATCGCTTTGCCGAGGCATACAGTCCCGAGGACACCGATAAAATGAAAAAAAAATTCTTCCGGGAGGCGGAAAGCGCCGGCAGGTTGTCCCATCCGGGCATCGTTACCATCTTTGATGCGGGAGAACAGGGGCCGCTGGCCTATATCGCCATGGAATTTCTGAAAGGAAAGGATCTGCGCGCCTTTGTAAAAAAAGAATCCCTTTTGCCCATGAGAAAGGTAATCGATTATGTGGCGGACATCGCTGATGCGCTGGCCTATGCGCACAGCCAGGGCGTTGTGCACCGGGACATCAAACCGGCCAATATCATGCTGCTGAGAAACGGAACCGTCAAAATAACGGATTTTGGCATTGCACGGATTATCGCCACTTCCAAAACCCTGACCGGTGTGGTCAAGGGAACACCCTATTATATGGCGCCGGAGCAAATTACCGGAAAAAAGGTGGATGGCCGGTGTGATATCTTTTCATTGGGCGTTGTCTTTTTTCAACTGTTGACCGGCCAATTGCCGTTTACGGCGGCCAACCCGGGGGCGCTCATGCACAAAATCGTTCATGATCCCCATCCAAACCCTCAAAGTCTTAATCCAGGCATTGTCAGCCCGTTAGTGACCGTTCTCAACAAAGCATTGGCAAAAGAGATTACCGATCGTTATCAGGATGCCGCGCAAATGGCGCTCCATTTACGCCAAATCGGACAAAAAATCAGCACAATCATCGCCAAAAGAAAGGCAACGGGAACTCAAGACAGGAGCTAG
- a CDS encoding protein phosphatase 2C domain-containing protein has translation MDYVESAGLTDVGLKRKENQDALLIDDGLGLYMVSDGMGGHQAGEVASRLTIEAIIDVIGHHTFGSLEAADTSQSLSRHANLLIHAISAANQKVYQAARENAVYQGMGATVSAVLFTEKTFIAANVGDSPIYLIHKGRIEKLSVAHTLVAEHAAAEPKGKTQLSPSYRHVLTRAVGTRETVQSDVCELQRFPGDILVIGSDGLSNRVEMEEIRQIAQQFVPTEACRRLIDLANQRGGDDNVTVIVIKTPPKPSFLISIIKRFNQLLWRD, from the coding sequence ATGGACTATGTTGAATCGGCAGGCCTGACGGATGTCGGGCTGAAACGCAAAGAGAATCAGGATGCGCTGCTTATAGATGATGGGTTGGGGCTTTATATGGTATCAGACGGCATGGGAGGACATCAGGCCGGCGAGGTAGCCAGCCGGCTGACCATAGAGGCCATTATAGATGTTATCGGCCATCACACATTCGGCAGCCTTGAAGCCGCCGATACCAGCCAAAGTCTGTCACGGCATGCCAACTTGCTCATTCATGCCATTTCGGCTGCCAACCAAAAGGTGTACCAGGCCGCCCGGGAAAACGCCGTCTACCAGGGGATGGGCGCCACCGTATCAGCGGTGTTATTTACTGAAAAAACATTTATCGCCGCAAATGTGGGAGACAGCCCGATTTATCTGATTCACAAGGGCCGGATTGAAAAATTATCCGTTGCCCACACCCTTGTGGCCGAACATGCGGCGGCGGAGCCGAAGGGTAAAACACAGCTATCCCCCAGTTATAGACATGTTCTGACCCGCGCGGTCGGTACCCGGGAAACGGTTCAATCCGACGTGTGCGAATTGCAGCGGTTTCCCGGAGATATTCTGGTCATCGGTTCCGACGGGTTGAGCAACCGGGTCGAAATGGAAGAAATCAGGCAAATCGCACAACAATTTGTTCCAACCGAGGCCTGCCGCCGACTGATCGACCTGGCCAATCAACGCGGCGGAGATGACAATGTCACGGTCATCGTGATCAAAACACCACCGAAACCATCGTTTCTCATCAGCATAATTAAACGATTCAATCAGCTTTTGTGGCGAGACTAG
- a CDS encoding PilZ domain-containing protein, translated as MTKVLFMQNESDKAPIKFFVDSQNKAAIRCPKCGASRTVDTATLKDAAKQIKITCKCGMVFKGVIEFRRRYRKAVRLPGKYKDLNGPKRGAVVIKDLSMGGIGFTCDPTHKLEPGDHLEVVFQLDDAQKSEIRLLVTVRSVKGDFVGAERTDKQGYQGALGFYLM; from the coding sequence ATGACTAAGGTTTTGTTCATGCAAAACGAGAGTGACAAGGCACCCATCAAGTTTTTTGTGGACAGTCAAAACAAGGCCGCGATCAGATGCCCCAAATGCGGAGCGAGTCGAACCGTTGACACTGCAACGCTCAAAGATGCCGCAAAACAAATCAAAATCACCTGTAAATGCGGCATGGTGTTCAAAGGTGTGATTGAATTTCGCAGGCGCTACCGAAAAGCGGTGAGGTTGCCCGGAAAATACAAAGATCTCAACGGGCCGAAAAGGGGCGCTGTTGTGATCAAAGACTTATCCATGGGGGGGATCGGGTTTACTTGCGATCCCACGCATAAGCTCGAGCCGGGAGACCACCTGGAAGTGGTGTTTCAGCTTGATGATGCCCAAAAATCGGAAATAAGGCTCCTAGTCACGGTCAGAAGTGTTAAGGGCGATTTCGTCGGCGCAGAGCGGACCGACAAGCAGGGCTACCAGGGCGCACTCGGGTTTTACCTGATGTAG